A part of Drosophila ananassae strain 14024-0371.13 chromosome 2R, ASM1763931v2, whole genome shotgun sequence genomic DNA contains:
- the LOC6507810 gene encoding transcription factor GAGA isoform X4, translating to MSLPMNSLYSLTWGDYGTSLVSAIQLLRCHGDLVDCTLAAGGRSFPAHKIVLCAASPFLLDLLKNTPCKHPVVMLAGVNANDLEALLEFVYRGEVSVDHAQLPSLLQAAQCLNIQGLAPQTVTKDDYTTHSIQLQHMIPQHHDQDQLIATIATAPQQTVHAQVVEDIHHQGQILQATTQTNAAGQQQTIVTTDAAKHDQAVIQAFLPARKRKPRVNKKSPTASKISKVDGMDTIMGTPTSSHGSGQVLGENGAEGQLLTSTPIIKSEGQKVETIVTMDPNNMIPVTSANAATGEITTAQGSTSSGGNTSGVSSTPKAKRTKHPPGTDKPRSRSQSEQPATCPICYAVIRQSRNLRRHLELRHFAKPGVKKEKKSKSGNDTTLDTSAEMNTTAEGDTTVSETGTGSQAGTTPTRQQQLQQQQQQQQQQQQQQHMTQTTLAGGGQQTTYIKHEGGSGGGTGQQQQQQQQGMQNVIHIVGDQVFMPQQQQPQSQ from the exons ATGTCGCTGCCCATGAACTCGCTGTATTCCCTCACCTGGGGTGATTACGGCACCAGTCTCGTGTCGGCGATCCAGTTGTTGCGCTGCCATGGCGACCTCGTCGATTGCACGCTGGCCGCCGGCGGGCGTAGTTTTCCCGCCCACAAGATAGTCCTCTGTGCCGCCTCGCCATTCCTACTGGACTTGCTGAAG AACACCCCATGCAAGCACCCAGTAGTGATGTTGGCCGGAGTGAATGCCAACGATCTGGAGGCGCTGCTGGAGTTCGTCTACCGCGGTGAGGTGAGCGTTGACCACGCTCAGTTGCCCTCGCTGCTGCAGGCCGCCCAGTGTCTGAACATCCAGGGACTGGCGCCGCAGACGGTGACGAAGGACGACTACACCACGCACTCGATACAACTACAGCACATGATACCGCAACACCATGACCAGGACCAACTAATTGCCACAATTGCCACGGCCCCACAGCAGACGGTGCACGCTCAGGTGGTGGAGGACATCCATCATCAGGGCCAGATCCTTCAGGCCACGACCCAGACCAATGCAGCCGGACAACAGCAAACGATTGTGACCACGGACGCGGCGAAACATGACCAGGCAGTGATTCAGGCTTTCCTACCGGCACGCAAGCGCAAGCCACGTGTTAACAAGAAATCAC CTACGGCTTCGAAAATCAGCAAAGTTGACGGAATGGATACGATTATGGGCACACCGACATCTTCACACGGATCGGGACAGGTTCTGGGCGAGAACGGGGCCGAGGGACAACTACTGACCTCCACACCGATCATCAAGAGCGAAGGACAGAAAGTGGAGACGATTGTGACCATGGACCCCAACAATATGATACCGGTAACGTCGGCCAATGCGGCAACTGGCGAGATAACAACGGCGCAAGGAAGCACAAGCTCTGGCGGCAATACGAGCGGCGTTTCATCCACTCCGAAGGCCAAACGAACCAAACATCCGCCCGGAACAGACA AGCCACGATCGCGATCACAATCGGAACAACCTGCTACTTGCCCCATATGCTATGCTGTCATCCGTCAATCGAGGAATCTGCGGCGCCATCTCGAGCTGCGGCACTTTGCCAAACCAGGCGTTAAAAAGGAGAAGAAAAGTAAGTCCGGTAACGATACTACACTAGACACCAGCGCGGAGATGAATACCACGGCTGAGGGCGACACTACAGTGAGCGAAACGGGAACTGGATCGCAAGCGGGCACAACGCCAACGAGA caacagcaactgcagcagcaacagcagcagcagcaacagcaacaacagcaacaacacatgACACAAACAACATTAGCGGGTGGCGGCCAGCAGACAACATACATCAAACACGAGGGAGGCAGCGGGGGCGGTACtgggcaacagcagcaacagcaacagcagggCATGCAGAATGTCATACATATTGTGGGCGATCAGGTCTTTAtgccgcagcagcaacagccgcaATCACAGTAG
- the LOC6507810 gene encoding transcription factor GAGA isoform X1, with protein sequence MSLPMNSLYSLTWGDYGTSLVSAIQLLRCHGDLVDCTLAAGGRSFPAHKIVLCAASPFLLDLLKNTPCKHPVVMLAGVNANDLEALLEFVYRGEVSVDHAQLPSLLQAAQCLNIQGLAPQTVTKDDYTTHSIQLQHMIPQHHDQDQLIATIATAPQQTVHAQVVEDIHHQGQILQATTQTNAAGQQQTIVTTDAAKHDQAVIQAFLPARKRKPRVNKKSPTASKISKVDGMDTIMGTPTSSHGSGQVLGENGAEGQLLTSTPIIKSEGQKVETIVTMDPNNMIPVTSANAATGEITTAQGSTSSGGNTSGVSSTPKAKRTKHPPGTDKPRSRSQSEQPATCPICYAVIRQSRNLRRHLELRHFAKPGVKKEKKTPSGKKTGSSTSGSGSGGSGLSSSGGVPQVQAVQSLHTLQGVQVKKDPDGQQQAQQQQQQQQQQAMATATSGQVQQQQVQQVQQVQQQQQQQLQHHQIIDSSGNITTATTSAQAAAAAQQQAGGQQQQLVAQAGDGSESGGPLSIAQVQTLQGHQIISNLNQVNMTDFQQQQQQQQQQQQQQQQQQQQQQQQQQQQTQQPQQTL encoded by the exons ATGTCGCTGCCCATGAACTCGCTGTATTCCCTCACCTGGGGTGATTACGGCACCAGTCTCGTGTCGGCGATCCAGTTGTTGCGCTGCCATGGCGACCTCGTCGATTGCACGCTGGCCGCCGGCGGGCGTAGTTTTCCCGCCCACAAGATAGTCCTCTGTGCCGCCTCGCCATTCCTACTGGACTTGCTGAAG AACACCCCATGCAAGCACCCAGTAGTGATGTTGGCCGGAGTGAATGCCAACGATCTGGAGGCGCTGCTGGAGTTCGTCTACCGCGGTGAGGTGAGCGTTGACCACGCTCAGTTGCCCTCGCTGCTGCAGGCCGCCCAGTGTCTGAACATCCAGGGACTGGCGCCGCAGACGGTGACGAAGGACGACTACACCACGCACTCGATACAACTACAGCACATGATACCGCAACACCATGACCAGGACCAACTAATTGCCACAATTGCCACGGCCCCACAGCAGACGGTGCACGCTCAGGTGGTGGAGGACATCCATCATCAGGGCCAGATCCTTCAGGCCACGACCCAGACCAATGCAGCCGGACAACAGCAAACGATTGTGACCACGGACGCGGCGAAACATGACCAGGCAGTGATTCAGGCTTTCCTACCGGCACGCAAGCGCAAGCCACGTGTTAACAAGAAATCAC CTACGGCTTCGAAAATCAGCAAAGTTGACGGAATGGATACGATTATGGGCACACCGACATCTTCACACGGATCGGGACAGGTTCTGGGCGAGAACGGGGCCGAGGGACAACTACTGACCTCCACACCGATCATCAAGAGCGAAGGACAGAAAGTGGAGACGATTGTGACCATGGACCCCAACAATATGATACCGGTAACGTCGGCCAATGCGGCAACTGGCGAGATAACAACGGCGCAAGGAAGCACAAGCTCTGGCGGCAATACGAGCGGCGTTTCATCCACTCCGAAGGCCAAACGAACCAAACATCCGCCCGGAACAGACA AGCCACGATCGCGATCACAATCGGAACAACCTGCTACTTGCCCCATATGCTATGCTGTCATCCGTCAATCGAGGAATCTGCGGCGCCATCTCGAGCTGCGGCACTTTGCCAAACCAGGCGTTAAAAAGGAGAAGAAAA CACCCAGTGGTAAGAAAACTGGCAGCAGCACCAGCGGCTCTGGATCAGGTGGCAGCGGACTAAGCTCCAGCGGCGGTGTGCCCCAGGTGCAGGCCGTGCAATCGCTGCACACGTTGCAAGGTGTCCAGGTGAAGAAGGATCCCGACGGGCAGCAACAagcccagcaacagcagcagcaacagcagcagcaggcaatggcaacagcaacatctgGACAGGTTCAGCAGCAACAGGTGCAGCAGGTGCAACAagtgcaacaacagcagcagcagcagttgcaaCATCACCAAATCATAGACTCCTCTGGCAACATAACAACGGCAACGACGAGCGCCCAGGCGGCGGCTGCCGCTCAGCAACAGGCCGGcggacagcagcaacagctggTGGCACAGGCCGGTGATGGGAGCGAGAGTGGAGGACCGCTGTCCATTGCCCAGGTTCAGACCCTGCAGGGCCATCAGATCATAAGCAATTTGAATCAGGTGAATATGACTGATttccagcaacaacagcaacagcaacaacagcagcaacagcaacaacagcaacaacaacagcagcaacagcaacaacagcaacagcaaacacaacaaccacaacagaCGCTCTGA
- the LOC6507809 gene encoding tRNA-splicing endonuclease subunit Sen34: MYLTLLNGTGYVFNVDDYMELRTKHRIMGAPVGTANTKGWSPNQSNLPVELTKFETQLVLEEHIAKLVDKSEALKSVPSADELLEWKAQFESRISGQSETLKAEKLRETERYMDKILAGKRKKLVKQGQLDKAAALRGEDILEEISQNFKFDPQNALVEVPCEHLGKHFAKIVSHPLLDTSSLKYRIFKDLWKRGKFVTSGDAFGADFLVYPGDPLIYHASHIVIVQETPLIKPLDLVAKVRLSVIVNKSCVFAFGAEDGEEIYYQSVTWCNPSK; this comes from the exons taactCTTCTAAATGGCACCGGTTATGTATTCAACGTGGATG ATTACATGGAGCTGCGAACAAAACATCGGATAATGGGTGCTCCTGTGGGCACAGCGAACACCAAGGGCTGGAGTCCCAATCAGTCCA ATTTACCTGTAGAGCTGACGAAATTCGAAACCCAGTTGGTGTTGGAGGAGCACATAGCCAAACTGGTGGATAAGTCAGAGGCGTTAAAGTCTGTCCCCTCAGCAGATGAACTACTGGAGTGGAAGGCGCAGTTTGAATCCCGTATTTCAGGGCAGTCGGAAACTCTAAAGGCGGAAAAACTACGGGAAACAGAACGGTATATGGATAAAATCCTGGCGGGGAAGCGCAAGAAGTTGGTCAAGCAGGGGCAACTGGATAAAG CTGCTGCCCTAAGAGGTGAAGACATCCTTGAGGAAATCTCCCAAAACTTCAAGTTTGATCCTCAAAACGCTCTGGTGGAAGTGCCGTGTGAACATCTCGGCAAGCATT TTGCCAAAATTGTTAGCCATCCCCTCCTGGACACAAGCTCTTTGAAATATCGCATTTTTAAGGATCTGTGGAAGCGAGGAAAGTTCGTGACTTCCGGGGATGCCTTTGGAGCAGATTTTCTCGTCTACCCCGGGGATCCTCTCATCTATCACGCCTCGCACATTGTCATTGTCCAGGAGACACCGCTAATCAAGCCACTAGACCTGGTGGCCAAGGTCCGTCTGTCAGTGATTGTGAACAAGAGCTGTGTCTTTGCCTTTGGCGCCGAGGATGGCGAGGAAATCTATTACCAGTCTGTGACTTGGTGCAATCCCAGCAAGTGA
- the LOC6507810 gene encoding transcription factor GAGA isoform X6, which produces MSLPMNSLYSLTWGDYGTSLVSAIQLLRCHGDLVDCTLAAGGRSFPAHKIVLCAASPFLLDLLKNTPCKHPVVMLAGVNANDLEALLEFVYRGEVSVDHAQLPSLLQAAQCLNIQGLAPQTVTKDDYTTHSIQLQHMIPQHHDQDQLIATIATAPQQTVHAQVVEDIHHQGQILQATTQTNAAGQQQTIVTTDAAKHDQAVIQAFLPARKRKPRVNKKSPTASKISKVDGMDTIMGTPTSSHGSGQVLGENGAEGQLLTSTPIIKSEGQKVETIVTMDPNNMIPVTSANAATGEITTAQGSTSSGGNTSGVSSTPKAKRTKHPPGTDKPRSRSQSEQPATCPICYAVIRQSRNLRRHLELRHFAKPGVKKEKKSKSGNDTTLDTSAEMNTTAEGDTTVSETGTGSQAGTTPTRVISTSGKKTGSSTSGSGSGGSGLSSSGGVPQVQAVQSLHTLQGVQVKKDPDGQQQAQQQQQQQQQQAMATATSGQVQQQQVQQVQQVQQQQQQQLQHHQIIDSSGNITTATTSAQAAAAAQQQAGGQQQQLVAQAGDGSESGGPLSIAQVQTLQGHQIISNLNQGNNKNILVKKVFILKGGNNT; this is translated from the exons ATGTCGCTGCCCATGAACTCGCTGTATTCCCTCACCTGGGGTGATTACGGCACCAGTCTCGTGTCGGCGATCCAGTTGTTGCGCTGCCATGGCGACCTCGTCGATTGCACGCTGGCCGCCGGCGGGCGTAGTTTTCCCGCCCACAAGATAGTCCTCTGTGCCGCCTCGCCATTCCTACTGGACTTGCTGAAG AACACCCCATGCAAGCACCCAGTAGTGATGTTGGCCGGAGTGAATGCCAACGATCTGGAGGCGCTGCTGGAGTTCGTCTACCGCGGTGAGGTGAGCGTTGACCACGCTCAGTTGCCCTCGCTGCTGCAGGCCGCCCAGTGTCTGAACATCCAGGGACTGGCGCCGCAGACGGTGACGAAGGACGACTACACCACGCACTCGATACAACTACAGCACATGATACCGCAACACCATGACCAGGACCAACTAATTGCCACAATTGCCACGGCCCCACAGCAGACGGTGCACGCTCAGGTGGTGGAGGACATCCATCATCAGGGCCAGATCCTTCAGGCCACGACCCAGACCAATGCAGCCGGACAACAGCAAACGATTGTGACCACGGACGCGGCGAAACATGACCAGGCAGTGATTCAGGCTTTCCTACCGGCACGCAAGCGCAAGCCACGTGTTAACAAGAAATCAC CTACGGCTTCGAAAATCAGCAAAGTTGACGGAATGGATACGATTATGGGCACACCGACATCTTCACACGGATCGGGACAGGTTCTGGGCGAGAACGGGGCCGAGGGACAACTACTGACCTCCACACCGATCATCAAGAGCGAAGGACAGAAAGTGGAGACGATTGTGACCATGGACCCCAACAATATGATACCGGTAACGTCGGCCAATGCGGCAACTGGCGAGATAACAACGGCGCAAGGAAGCACAAGCTCTGGCGGCAATACGAGCGGCGTTTCATCCACTCCGAAGGCCAAACGAACCAAACATCCGCCCGGAACAGACA AGCCACGATCGCGATCACAATCGGAACAACCTGCTACTTGCCCCATATGCTATGCTGTCATCCGTCAATCGAGGAATCTGCGGCGCCATCTCGAGCTGCGGCACTTTGCCAAACCAGGCGTTAAAAAGGAGAAGAAAAGTAAGTCCGGTAACGATACTACACTAGACACCAGCGCGGAGATGAATACCACGGCTGAGGGCGACACTACAGTGAGCGAAACGGGAACTGGATCGCAAGCGGGCACAACGCCAACGAGAGTAATATCCA CCAGTGGTAAGAAAACTGGCAGCAGCACCAGCGGCTCTGGATCAGGTGGCAGCGGACTAAGCTCCAGCGGCGGTGTGCCCCAGGTGCAGGCCGTGCAATCGCTGCACACGTTGCAAGGTGTCCAGGTGAAGAAGGATCCCGACGGGCAGCAACAagcccagcaacagcagcagcaacagcagcagcaggcaatggcaacagcaacatctgGACAGGTTCAGCAGCAACAGGTGCAGCAGGTGCAACAagtgcaacaacagcagcagcagcagttgcaaCATCACCAAATCATAGACTCCTCTGGCAACATAACAACGGCAACGACGAGCGCCCAGGCGGCGGCTGCCGCTCAGCAACAGGCCGGcggacagcagcaacagctggTGGCACAGGCCGGTGATGGGAGCGAGAGTGGAGGACCGCTGTCCATTGCCCAGGTTCAGACCCTGCAGGGCCATCAGATCATAAGCAATTTGAATCAG GGCAACAATAAGAACATTTTGGTAAAGAAGGTTTTCATTTTGAAAGGCGGTAATAATACGTAA
- the LOC6507810 gene encoding transcription factor GAGA isoform X5, which yields MSLPMNSLYSLTWGDYGTSLVSAIQLLRCHGDLVDCTLAAGGRSFPAHKIVLCAASPFLLDLLKNTPCKHPVVMLAGVNANDLEALLEFVYRGEVSVDHAQLPSLLQAAQCLNIQGLAPQTVTKDDYTTHSIQLQHMIPQHHDQDQLIATIATAPQQTVHAQVVEDIHHQGQILQATTQTNAAGQQQTIVTTDAAKHDQAVIQAFLPARKRKPRVNKKSPTASKISKVDGMDTIMGTPTSSHGSGQVLGENGAEGQLLTSTPIIKSEGQKVETIVTMDPNNMIPVTSANAATGEITTAQGSTSSGGNTSGVSSTPKAKRTKHPPGTDKPRSRSQSEQPATCPICYAVIRQSRNLRRHLELRHFAKPGVKKEKKSKSGNDTTLDTSAEMNTTAEGDTTVSETGTGSQAGTTPTRVISTSGKKTGSSTSGSGSGGSGLSSSGGVPQVQAVQSLHTLQGVQVKKDPDGQQQAQQQQQQQQQQAMATATSGQVQQQQVQQVQQVQQQQQQQLQHHQIIDSSGNITTATTSAQAAAAAQQQAGGQQQQLVAQAGDGSESGGPLSIAQVQTLQGHQIISNLNQVNMTDFQQQQQQQQQQQQQQQQQQQQQQQQQQQQTQQPQQTL from the exons ATGTCGCTGCCCATGAACTCGCTGTATTCCCTCACCTGGGGTGATTACGGCACCAGTCTCGTGTCGGCGATCCAGTTGTTGCGCTGCCATGGCGACCTCGTCGATTGCACGCTGGCCGCCGGCGGGCGTAGTTTTCCCGCCCACAAGATAGTCCTCTGTGCCGCCTCGCCATTCCTACTGGACTTGCTGAAG AACACCCCATGCAAGCACCCAGTAGTGATGTTGGCCGGAGTGAATGCCAACGATCTGGAGGCGCTGCTGGAGTTCGTCTACCGCGGTGAGGTGAGCGTTGACCACGCTCAGTTGCCCTCGCTGCTGCAGGCCGCCCAGTGTCTGAACATCCAGGGACTGGCGCCGCAGACGGTGACGAAGGACGACTACACCACGCACTCGATACAACTACAGCACATGATACCGCAACACCATGACCAGGACCAACTAATTGCCACAATTGCCACGGCCCCACAGCAGACGGTGCACGCTCAGGTGGTGGAGGACATCCATCATCAGGGCCAGATCCTTCAGGCCACGACCCAGACCAATGCAGCCGGACAACAGCAAACGATTGTGACCACGGACGCGGCGAAACATGACCAGGCAGTGATTCAGGCTTTCCTACCGGCACGCAAGCGCAAGCCACGTGTTAACAAGAAATCAC CTACGGCTTCGAAAATCAGCAAAGTTGACGGAATGGATACGATTATGGGCACACCGACATCTTCACACGGATCGGGACAGGTTCTGGGCGAGAACGGGGCCGAGGGACAACTACTGACCTCCACACCGATCATCAAGAGCGAAGGACAGAAAGTGGAGACGATTGTGACCATGGACCCCAACAATATGATACCGGTAACGTCGGCCAATGCGGCAACTGGCGAGATAACAACGGCGCAAGGAAGCACAAGCTCTGGCGGCAATACGAGCGGCGTTTCATCCACTCCGAAGGCCAAACGAACCAAACATCCGCCCGGAACAGACA AGCCACGATCGCGATCACAATCGGAACAACCTGCTACTTGCCCCATATGCTATGCTGTCATCCGTCAATCGAGGAATCTGCGGCGCCATCTCGAGCTGCGGCACTTTGCCAAACCAGGCGTTAAAAAGGAGAAGAAAAGTAAGTCCGGTAACGATACTACACTAGACACCAGCGCGGAGATGAATACCACGGCTGAGGGCGACACTACAGTGAGCGAAACGGGAACTGGATCGCAAGCGGGCACAACGCCAACGAGAGTAATATCCA CCAGTGGTAAGAAAACTGGCAGCAGCACCAGCGGCTCTGGATCAGGTGGCAGCGGACTAAGCTCCAGCGGCGGTGTGCCCCAGGTGCAGGCCGTGCAATCGCTGCACACGTTGCAAGGTGTCCAGGTGAAGAAGGATCCCGACGGGCAGCAACAagcccagcaacagcagcagcaacagcagcagcaggcaatggcaacagcaacatctgGACAGGTTCAGCAGCAACAGGTGCAGCAGGTGCAACAagtgcaacaacagcagcagcagcagttgcaaCATCACCAAATCATAGACTCCTCTGGCAACATAACAACGGCAACGACGAGCGCCCAGGCGGCGGCTGCCGCTCAGCAACAGGCCGGcggacagcagcaacagctggTGGCACAGGCCGGTGATGGGAGCGAGAGTGGAGGACCGCTGTCCATTGCCCAGGTTCAGACCCTGCAGGGCCATCAGATCATAAGCAATTTGAATCAGGTGAATATGACTGATttccagcaacaacagcaacagcaacaacagcagcaacagcaacaacagcaacaacaacagcagcaacagcaacaacagcaacagcaaacacaacaaccacaacagaCGCTCTGA
- the LOC6507810 gene encoding transcription factor GAGA isoform X3 — MSLPMNSLYSLTWGDYGTSLVSAIQLLRCHGDLVDCTLAAGGRSFPAHKIVLCAASPFLLDLLKNTPCKHPVVMLAGVNANDLEALLEFVYRGEVSVDHAQLPSLLQAAQCLNIQGLAPQTVTKDDYTTHSIQLQHMIPQHHDQDQLIATIATAPQQTVHAQVVEDIHHQGQILQATTQTNAAGQQQTIVTTDAAKHDQAVIQAFLPARKRKPRVNKKSPTASKISKVDGMDTIMGTPTSSHGSGQVLGENGAEGQLLTSTPIIKSEGQKVETIVTMDPNNMIPVTSANAATGEITTAQGSTSSGGNTSGVSSTPKAKRTKHPPGTDKPRSRSQSEQPATCPICYAVIRQSRNLRRHLELRHFAKPGVKKEKKSKSGNDTTLDTSAEMNTTAEGDTTVSETGTGSQAGTTPTRQQQQLQQQQQQQQQQQQQQHMTQTTLAGGGQQTTYIKHEGGSGGGTGQQQQQQQQGMQNVIHIVGDQVFMPQQQQPQSQ, encoded by the exons ATGTCGCTGCCCATGAACTCGCTGTATTCCCTCACCTGGGGTGATTACGGCACCAGTCTCGTGTCGGCGATCCAGTTGTTGCGCTGCCATGGCGACCTCGTCGATTGCACGCTGGCCGCCGGCGGGCGTAGTTTTCCCGCCCACAAGATAGTCCTCTGTGCCGCCTCGCCATTCCTACTGGACTTGCTGAAG AACACCCCATGCAAGCACCCAGTAGTGATGTTGGCCGGAGTGAATGCCAACGATCTGGAGGCGCTGCTGGAGTTCGTCTACCGCGGTGAGGTGAGCGTTGACCACGCTCAGTTGCCCTCGCTGCTGCAGGCCGCCCAGTGTCTGAACATCCAGGGACTGGCGCCGCAGACGGTGACGAAGGACGACTACACCACGCACTCGATACAACTACAGCACATGATACCGCAACACCATGACCAGGACCAACTAATTGCCACAATTGCCACGGCCCCACAGCAGACGGTGCACGCTCAGGTGGTGGAGGACATCCATCATCAGGGCCAGATCCTTCAGGCCACGACCCAGACCAATGCAGCCGGACAACAGCAAACGATTGTGACCACGGACGCGGCGAAACATGACCAGGCAGTGATTCAGGCTTTCCTACCGGCACGCAAGCGCAAGCCACGTGTTAACAAGAAATCAC CTACGGCTTCGAAAATCAGCAAAGTTGACGGAATGGATACGATTATGGGCACACCGACATCTTCACACGGATCGGGACAGGTTCTGGGCGAGAACGGGGCCGAGGGACAACTACTGACCTCCACACCGATCATCAAGAGCGAAGGACAGAAAGTGGAGACGATTGTGACCATGGACCCCAACAATATGATACCGGTAACGTCGGCCAATGCGGCAACTGGCGAGATAACAACGGCGCAAGGAAGCACAAGCTCTGGCGGCAATACGAGCGGCGTTTCATCCACTCCGAAGGCCAAACGAACCAAACATCCGCCCGGAACAGACA AGCCACGATCGCGATCACAATCGGAACAACCTGCTACTTGCCCCATATGCTATGCTGTCATCCGTCAATCGAGGAATCTGCGGCGCCATCTCGAGCTGCGGCACTTTGCCAAACCAGGCGTTAAAAAGGAGAAGAAAAGTAAGTCCGGTAACGATACTACACTAGACACCAGCGCGGAGATGAATACCACGGCTGAGGGCGACACTACAGTGAGCGAAACGGGAACTGGATCGCAAGCGGGCACAACGCCAACGAGA cagcaacagcaactgcagcagcaacagcagcagcagcaacagcaacaacagcaacaacacatgACACAAACAACATTAGCGGGTGGCGGCCAGCAGACAACATACATCAAACACGAGGGAGGCAGCGGGGGCGGTACtgggcaacagcagcaacagcaacagcagggCATGCAGAATGTCATACATATTGTGGGCGATCAGGTCTTTAtgccgcagcagcaacagccgcaATCACAGTAG
- the LOC6507810 gene encoding transcription factor GAGA isoform X2, which produces MSLPMNSLYSLTWGDYGTSLVSAIQLLRCHGDLVDCTLAAGGRSFPAHKIVLCAASPFLLDLLKNTPCKHPVVMLAGVNANDLEALLEFVYRGEVSVDHAQLPSLLQAAQCLNIQGLAPQTVTKDDYTTHSIQLQHMIPQHHDQDQLIATIATAPQQTVHAQVVEDIHHQGQILQATTQTNAAGQQQTIVTTDAAKHDQAVIQAFLPARKRKPRVNKKSPTASKISKVDGMDTIMGTPTSSHGSGQVLGENGAEGQLLTSTPIIKSEGQKVETIVTMDPNNMIPVTSANAATGEITTAQGSTSSGGNTSGVSSTPKAKRTKHPPGTDKPRSRSQSEQPATCPICYAVIRQSRNLRRHLELRHFAKPGVKKEKKTPSGKKTGSSTSGSGSGGSGLSSSGGVPQVQAVQSLHTLQGVQVKKDPDGQQQAQQQQQQQQQQAMATATSGQVQQQQVQQVQQVQQQQQQQLQHHQIIDSSGNITTATTSAQAAAAAQQQAGGQQQQLVAQAGDGSESGGPLSIAQVQTLQGHQIISNLNQGNNKNILVKKVFILKGGNNT; this is translated from the exons ATGTCGCTGCCCATGAACTCGCTGTATTCCCTCACCTGGGGTGATTACGGCACCAGTCTCGTGTCGGCGATCCAGTTGTTGCGCTGCCATGGCGACCTCGTCGATTGCACGCTGGCCGCCGGCGGGCGTAGTTTTCCCGCCCACAAGATAGTCCTCTGTGCCGCCTCGCCATTCCTACTGGACTTGCTGAAG AACACCCCATGCAAGCACCCAGTAGTGATGTTGGCCGGAGTGAATGCCAACGATCTGGAGGCGCTGCTGGAGTTCGTCTACCGCGGTGAGGTGAGCGTTGACCACGCTCAGTTGCCCTCGCTGCTGCAGGCCGCCCAGTGTCTGAACATCCAGGGACTGGCGCCGCAGACGGTGACGAAGGACGACTACACCACGCACTCGATACAACTACAGCACATGATACCGCAACACCATGACCAGGACCAACTAATTGCCACAATTGCCACGGCCCCACAGCAGACGGTGCACGCTCAGGTGGTGGAGGACATCCATCATCAGGGCCAGATCCTTCAGGCCACGACCCAGACCAATGCAGCCGGACAACAGCAAACGATTGTGACCACGGACGCGGCGAAACATGACCAGGCAGTGATTCAGGCTTTCCTACCGGCACGCAAGCGCAAGCCACGTGTTAACAAGAAATCAC CTACGGCTTCGAAAATCAGCAAAGTTGACGGAATGGATACGATTATGGGCACACCGACATCTTCACACGGATCGGGACAGGTTCTGGGCGAGAACGGGGCCGAGGGACAACTACTGACCTCCACACCGATCATCAAGAGCGAAGGACAGAAAGTGGAGACGATTGTGACCATGGACCCCAACAATATGATACCGGTAACGTCGGCCAATGCGGCAACTGGCGAGATAACAACGGCGCAAGGAAGCACAAGCTCTGGCGGCAATACGAGCGGCGTTTCATCCACTCCGAAGGCCAAACGAACCAAACATCCGCCCGGAACAGACA AGCCACGATCGCGATCACAATCGGAACAACCTGCTACTTGCCCCATATGCTATGCTGTCATCCGTCAATCGAGGAATCTGCGGCGCCATCTCGAGCTGCGGCACTTTGCCAAACCAGGCGTTAAAAAGGAGAAGAAAA CACCCAGTGGTAAGAAAACTGGCAGCAGCACCAGCGGCTCTGGATCAGGTGGCAGCGGACTAAGCTCCAGCGGCGGTGTGCCCCAGGTGCAGGCCGTGCAATCGCTGCACACGTTGCAAGGTGTCCAGGTGAAGAAGGATCCCGACGGGCAGCAACAagcccagcaacagcagcagcaacagcagcagcaggcaatggcaacagcaacatctgGACAGGTTCAGCAGCAACAGGTGCAGCAGGTGCAACAagtgcaacaacagcagcagcagcagttgcaaCATCACCAAATCATAGACTCCTCTGGCAACATAACAACGGCAACGACGAGCGCCCAGGCGGCGGCTGCCGCTCAGCAACAGGCCGGcggacagcagcaacagctggTGGCACAGGCCGGTGATGGGAGCGAGAGTGGAGGACCGCTGTCCATTGCCCAGGTTCAGACCCTGCAGGGCCATCAGATCATAAGCAATTTGAATCAG GGCAACAATAAGAACATTTTGGTAAAGAAGGTTTTCATTTTGAAAGGCGGTAATAATACGTAA